The genomic segment CTTTGGCCGTTTCTGTGGCGACCACCGTCTCTACTGGACTCGACGTAGGCATTCCCGACCCTCTTTTCATCGCCGGTCAGGTGGCGATTGGACTGGCGCTGGGCTCTCGTTTCGAACGTCGTGATGTGGCACGCATGCCGCGCTTGGTCGCCGCTGGACTAGCTGCATCCCTATTCACATCGGTGTTGACTATTGTCTCGGCGATATTGGTGGCGCTTCCGCTGGGGGTCGCGGTGCCCGTGATGGTTCTGGCAGGCGCACCAGGTGGAGTCGCCGAGATGGTCATCACCGCTGCGGCACTCGGGTTTGGGATCGCCCATGTGGTCGCTTTTCAGACCGTACGTATCTTCGTCGTCAACCTCTTCGCCGCGCCGGTCGCCGCCTTATGGCTGCGGCTGGCAGACGCGCTCTGGCCTGAAGCGGTCGTCGAGGGAGAGGCAGGCGATTCGAAACGCTAACTGTGACACCGTCATCATCACAAGAAGGACATGTCCATGAATGAATGTTTACGCCTCCCTCCCTCTGCCCGGCCCATAGCGGGTGACATGTTTCCCGGCTTCCATCAGGTACAGGTTACTACCTCAGGAACCGATATCAACTTAGTGTGCGGTGGTGAAGGGCCACCTTTGCTGCTGCTGCACGGTAACCCTCTCACCCATGTAAGCTGGCACAAGATCGCTCCGCAACTAGCCCGTCATTTTACGGTTGTTGCCCCTGATCTACGCGGCTATGGCGATAGCGGTAAGCCCGAGGGTGGCCCTGACCATGGCGCTTATTCATTTCGCGCAATGGCCCAGGACCAGATCGAGGTAATGGAGGCATTAGGATTTGAGCGCTTCAGGGTGGCTGGTCACGATAGGGGGGGGCGTGTAGGGCATCGCATGGCGCTCGACCACTCGGAAAAGGTCCAGCGACTAGCGGTGCTCGACATCGTGCCTACTCATCACTTGCTGACACACATCAGTAAAGGCTGGGCCACCGAGTCCTACCACTGGTTCTTCATGGCTCAGGCTGCGCCGTTTCCCGAGAAGCTGCTTGGGGCTGACCTTGAGTACTACATTCGCTACAAGCTGGCCAAGAAGGGTGTCGGTCTTGGGCCGTTCACGGAGGAGGCGATGTCTGAATACATCCGCTGCTGCACACCGGAGAATATCCATGCGGTGTGTGAGGATTACCGTGCGACACTCACTATCGACTTTGAACTCGATGCAGCGGACCGCGGCAAGCGTTTCGTCGAATGTCCCCTGCTGGCGTTGTGGGGGGAAAATAGCCATGTTGGTCGTCATTTCGCGCCAGTCGAGGCCTGGCGTGAATGGGCAAGCGACGTGACCGGCGTCCCGCTGGCCTCCGGTCATTATCCAGCGGAGCAATGTCCGGACGAGACAGCCGAGGCTTTATTAGGCTTTATGGCTTAGATCTGTGGCTTACTGGCAATCGCCTATGTTGAGGGCTTGCGGTATAATATTGTCCACTGTCGACCAAATGACCTTTCAGTGGTGACCATATGGCGCTCTCGACGGATAGATCTAAAGTTGTAAAAGCACTGGCGAATCGGAGCATACGTGCTCCGTCTCTTACCGAGCTGGCCTTTCGAGAGATCGAAGGGATGATTATCACCGGCGAGCTGGAGACCGGCGAGCGTCTCAATGACTCGCAGCTTGCCAAGCGCTTTGGGATAAGCCGTGGGCCGGTCCGCGAGGCGATCGGGCGCCTAGCTGCCGCGGGGCTGGTAGAGATGATCCAGAATCGTGGCGCCTACGTCCGAGTGATCGATGTCGAGGACGCACTGGAGATTTATGATATTCGAGCTGCGCTGGAGCGTGCCGGGGTGGCGGGAGCGGCTCGCAATATGACCCCCGAACTGCTGGTACGCCTACGGGATCAAGTTGCCCTCATGGATCGCTGCGAACAGGAAGGTGACCGCGAAGGCTACTTCAACGGCAACCTGGAGTTCCATCGCCTAATCCATGAGGTGGCCGGCAATGCGCGCTTGCTCGAACTTTGCGAACGCTTTGCCCGCGAGCTCAAGCTTTTTCGTCACCTCTCGTTGATCACTGCCGGTATACACCAGTCCAATCAGGAACATCACCAGATTCTTGCGGCGCTGGAGGAGGGCGACGCCGACAAGGCGGCCGCGGCCATGGAGGCCCATGTATGGCAGGCAAAGGCCCGCCTGATGACGCTTGCCGAGAATCTCAAAGGCAAACCGCACGACCTCAGAACCTCCAGTACCCGATAGTGCCGTAACCCCTCAACGTTATACGAGCACGGTCCTGGTTGCCTTGCCAAGGGCGCGGAGCTGTCCGGCCTCGACGTGCCCGGTCATTGCCTCTAAGCTGCGCAGAGCGTCGCGAGCCTCGAGCGCCGTCACGATCTCGCGATGTTCGCGATTGGAGTCGAGCATGCCGTCACCGCTGACCAGGCCACGCGAACGGAACAGGTGCAGTTGTCGCACGAGGTCGTGGTAGGTCGTGATCAGTCGCCGGTTACCGGTCGCCGACACCAGGAAGTCGTGGAAAGTCAGGTTCGGTGCGTAGTAGCGATCAAAGTCGTTGGCCCGAGCAGCCTCCTCCATCTGTTCTATCAACTGCTTTAGGTAGGCCAGTTGCGAGTCGTCGATCCGCTGGGCCAGTAGCATGCCGGCATAGCCGAAGATCCCGGCACGAATCTCATATACCTCACGTGCCTCCTCCTCGCTGATCACCCGAATGAATACACCCCGGTTGGGGATCAACTGTACCAGCCCCATAGCAGCCAGAGTTCGGCATGCCTCTCGCACGGGGCCTCGGCTGATGCCTAGCTGATTGGCCAGCGCGTTCTCATTGATGCGCTCCCCCGGCATGAATAGGCCACCAAGAATCATGCGCTCAATCTCAAGCTGGGCAAGGTTAGTCAGCGAGTGGGCCTGCAGCGGGCCGTTTGCGGGGGCTAGAGTGTTCACGGTTGTCGCTCTTGGTTTGTTAACTGTAAGCAATTTTCAATTAATACTTTAGCATAACTTTCATCGCCATTACAGCTAACTAAACGAGTGTGTTTGTCTCGGGGTACTGAATATTGTTGACAGTTTACGGCTGGGCATGGTTACTTGTGGCAAGAATACTACGTGCACCCGGTAGGGCCGGTGCATCACCAAGATCGAGAAGGCTCGCGATACGCCCATGATCAACAGCGCTCCATCAGATACCTCGCGTCAGCGGATTGATATGGTCTTGGCCATAGTGATCGGCACTATGGGCGGTGGGGTGGCGAGCGCGCTGGGAGTACCGCTGCCCTGGATGTTAGGGCCGTTTCTCGCTTGTGCGGGGGCGTCGATTGCTGGGCTCAGGCTTATGGGGCTGCCGAGGGGGCGCGAGGTTGGGCAAGTGGTAGTGGGCCTGGCGATTGGTATGCGCATGACCGCCGCCGCACTGGCCACCACCCTTGCCCTGTTGCCGGCGATGTTCTTCGGCACGCTTTTCATAATAGTCATGACCATGCTTGCAGCACTGCTCTTGATGCCACTGGCACGGGTTGATGCGCGCACGGCGTTCTTCGCTACGGCGGCGGCGGGGATGGCCGACATGGCCACTGTGGCTCAGCAGCGCGGCGGCGATCCCGACGTAGTTTCGCTGATGCATGCGATCCGTGTGGCCTCTGTGGTGGCAGTGGTGCCTGTCATGGTGTTCGCTTTCGGCGAGCCCGGCGTGCTGGTGGAGAGTGCCACACAAGCTAGCCGCTCACTGGTTGCCCTGGCTCTGGCGCTGGGACTGGCTCTGGCCACTGCGCTACTGATTCGTCCGCTGCCATTTCCCAACCCTTGGCTGGTGGGGCCGATTTTCCTGGGCGCGGCGTTGAGTGGGTCGGGCATGCTAATAGTGGCGGTGCCCGAACTATTGATTGTGCTGGCGCAATGGCTGATAGGCATTTCGCTGGGTTGCCGGTTCAAGCGCGCACTACTGTTTCGTCTCCCGCGGGTGGTGGCGGCGGCGCTGGCAGTATCAGCCTACATGATCATGGCGTCCGCTGGAGCTGCCTGGATCATGGCGGCCCTGAGCGGGCTTCCGTACGTGACCAGCTTCCTGGCGCTGGCTCCGGCTGCGGTGACCGAGATGGTGATCACCGCAAAGGTGATGAATCTGGATGCTGAGGTGGTTGCGGCTTTTCACGTGATGCGTATTGCGGTGATCGCCTCCACCATCTTAGTGACTTTTACCTTGTTCGAACGACTCGCAAGGCGACTGCGCGGCGCGTTTGGCTAGCGTGGTGTGGCGCCAAACGCAACATGCTGCTTCAGCAGTGGCAGCGTGTCGCTCCAACCAAGAGGAATAAATTATGTCCCTGCGCTCCGATGTAACTCGTGCACTGGCTGAATGGATCGTCGACTGCGATTTGGAAAAGATTCCCGCCAATATACAGCGCGAAGGCGTACGCACCTTCGTTAACTGGC from the Halomonas sp. 1513 genome contains:
- a CDS encoding alpha/beta hydrolase; translation: MSMNECLRLPPSARPIAGDMFPGFHQVQVTTSGTDINLVCGGEGPPLLLLHGNPLTHVSWHKIAPQLARHFTVVAPDLRGYGDSGKPEGGPDHGAYSFRAMAQDQIEVMEALGFERFRVAGHDRGGRVGHRMALDHSEKVQRLAVLDIVPTHHLLTHISKGWATESYHWFFMAQAAPFPEKLLGADLEYYIRYKLAKKGVGLGPFTEEAMSEYIRCCTPENIHAVCEDYRATLTIDFELDAADRGKRFVECPLLALWGENSHVGRHFAPVEAWREWASDVTGVPLASGHYPAEQCPDETAEALLGFMA
- a CDS encoding ammonia monooxygenase encodes the protein MVLAIVIGTMGGGVASALGVPLPWMLGPFLACAGASIAGLRLMGLPRGREVGQVVVGLAIGMRMTAAALATTLALLPAMFFGTLFIIVMTMLAALLLMPLARVDARTAFFATAAAGMADMATVAQQRGGDPDVVSLMHAIRVASVVAVVPVMVFAFGEPGVLVESATQASRSLVALALALGLALATALLIRPLPFPNPWLVGPIFLGAALSGSGMLIVAVPELLIVLAQWLIGISLGCRFKRALLFRLPRVVAAALAVSAYMIMASAGAAWIMAALSGLPYVTSFLALAPAAVTEMVITAKVMNLDAEVVAAFHVMRIAVIASTILVTFTLFERLARRLRGAFG